A portion of the uncultured Draconibacterium sp. genome contains these proteins:
- a CDS encoding YitT family protein, translated as MAFLTKDRIFSKKWIQDNLLLIAGSFILAAAFVFFVTPHKIVPGGVYGIAIVVHYLTEGVFSFWPDGIPVGTFALMIDIPLIIAGIKILGPRFGIKTITGSVLTAVFTDLLTMMRPDANVPLVDDILLSCLFGGVMMGFGLGLIFKSRATSGGSDIIAMIIGKYTHIQIGRLMIYVDSVIVFFGLLAFRDWAIPLYSLIVIYICGKLIDAALEGASYNKALIIVSRKHAEIKEKLLVDLERGGTYLNGEGMFTGEQKQIIYTVVSRREVAILQEFISKIDPDAFITVMDTKEILGEGFQSLNQKVNN; from the coding sequence TTTTAGTAAAAAGTGGATTCAGGACAACCTGTTGCTTATCGCCGGCTCGTTTATACTGGCAGCCGCTTTTGTATTTTTTGTTACACCACATAAAATTGTTCCGGGTGGCGTTTATGGTATTGCTATTGTCGTGCACTACCTAACCGAAGGCGTATTTTCTTTCTGGCCCGACGGAATTCCTGTTGGTACTTTTGCGCTTATGATTGATATTCCGCTAATCATCGCAGGAATAAAAATTCTTGGGCCTCGATTCGGAATAAAAACAATTACGGGCTCGGTATTAACAGCTGTTTTTACCGACTTGTTAACCATGATGCGCCCCGATGCAAATGTTCCATTGGTTGACGATATTCTTTTATCGTGCTTATTTGGTGGTGTTATGATGGGATTTGGTTTGGGCTTGATATTTAAGTCGCGTGCAACTTCCGGCGGCTCAGATATTATTGCCATGATCATTGGAAAATACACCCACATTCAGATTGGAAGATTAATGATTTATGTGGATTCGGTTATTGTGTTTTTTGGATTACTTGCATTCCGCGATTGGGCTATCCCCCTCTACTCGTTAATTGTAATTTATATCTGTGGAAAATTGATTGATGCAGCGCTTGAAGGAGCCAGCTACAATAAAGCGCTAATAATTGTTTCGCGAAAACATGCTGAAATAAAGGAAAAACTATTGGTTGATTTGGAACGTGGCGGCACCTACCTGAATGGAGAAGGAATGTTTACCGGAGAACAAAAACAAATTATCTACACCGTTGTTAGCCGGCGCGAAGTTGCTATTCTGCAAGAATTTATAAGCAAAATAGATCCCGATGCATTTATTACAGTTATGGATACCAAAGAAATACTTGGCGAAGGTTTTCAGAGCCTCAATCAGAAAGTAAACAATTAG
- a CDS encoding SDR family NAD(P)-dependent oxidoreductase codes for MDFSGKTIWITGASSGIGKAVAIELSANNVTLILSGRKEQALRETEKSCIKNGCQTVILPFDLGNEQSIEEAAQFIKENNIKIDALYQFGGISQRSFVAETPVSIDRKIFEVNYFGTIALTKKILPAMIENGGGQIAVTSSIVGKFGFPYRSSYSASKQALHGFFESLRAENTKNKIAVSIIIPGRIKTNISVNAIDKTGNTHAKMDAGQDSGMSAEKCAKIICKKLKKEKKEILVGGSEVIMVHIRRFLPRLYYYMASRVNPL; via the coding sequence ATGGACTTTTCCGGAAAGACAATATGGATAACAGGAGCATCATCGGGCATTGGTAAAGCTGTAGCTATTGAGTTATCGGCAAACAATGTAACACTCATTCTTTCAGGCAGAAAAGAACAAGCCTTACGAGAAACCGAAAAATCCTGTATTAAAAATGGCTGCCAAACAGTTATTCTTCCTTTCGATTTAGGAAACGAACAATCGATTGAAGAAGCTGCTCAATTCATTAAAGAAAACAACATAAAAATTGATGCACTGTACCAGTTTGGCGGAATTAGTCAACGTTCGTTTGTAGCCGAAACTCCGGTAAGTATCGATCGTAAAATTTTCGAAGTAAATTATTTTGGAACAATTGCATTAACCAAGAAAATTTTACCGGCAATGATTGAAAATGGAGGCGGACAAATTGCGGTAACATCCAGCATTGTTGGAAAATTCGGATTTCCTTACCGATCATCATATTCCGCATCAAAACAAGCCCTTCACGGTTTTTTTGAAAGTTTACGTGCCGAAAACACAAAAAACAAAATTGCAGTATCCATTATCATTCCGGGGCGCATTAAAACAAACATTTCCGTGAATGCAATTGATAAAACCGGCAACACACACGCAAAAATGGATGCCGGGCAAGACAGCGGAATGTCGGCAGAAAAGTGCGCAAAAATAATTTGCAAAAAACTGAAAAAAGAGAAAAAAGAAATATTGGTTGGTGGATCAGAAGTGATAATGGTACACATCAGGCGGTTTTTGCCCCGATTGTATTATTACATGGCTTCACGCGTAAATCCACTATAA
- a CDS encoding VOC family protein codes for MKAQINGIQQLGVGVENLQEAWKWYREHFSMDIRMFEDEATAELMLAHTAGKTRDRRAVLALNMQGGGGFEIWQHTGKKPQPIDFEIQLGDLGINIGKIKTENVQAVYDKFKTSKLNLLTTISTDPAGNDHFFMKDIYGNMWEIKNQGGVFRKKEKSLSGGVLGTVIGVKEMDTSLKVYQEILQYDEIVYDETGVFEDYRGIPGGDKKFRRVLLRHSDVKQGAFSPFFGQSVIELVQAFDYEPKDIYEGRIWGDPGFIHLCFDINGMDQFREKAKAIGYPFTVDSAKATESFDMGEAAGNFAYIQAPEGTLIEFVETHKIPIIKKIGWYIDFRKRGYHPLPNWIMNMFRFMRVKDKK; via the coding sequence ATGAAAGCACAAATTAACGGGATTCAGCAATTGGGAGTTGGAGTCGAGAATCTTCAGGAAGCCTGGAAATGGTACCGCGAACATTTCTCGATGGATATCAGAATGTTTGAAGACGAAGCAACTGCAGAACTAATGCTTGCCCATACAGCAGGCAAAACGCGCGACAGAAGAGCTGTTTTGGCGCTTAATATGCAAGGAGGAGGCGGTTTTGAAATTTGGCAACACACCGGGAAAAAACCCCAACCGATTGATTTTGAAATTCAGTTGGGTGACCTCGGAATTAATATCGGGAAAATAAAAACCGAAAATGTACAAGCCGTTTACGATAAATTTAAGACTTCGAAACTGAACTTGCTCACGACAATTTCGACAGATCCTGCCGGTAATGATCATTTCTTTATGAAAGATATTTACGGCAACATGTGGGAAATTAAAAACCAGGGAGGCGTTTTCCGTAAGAAAGAAAAATCGTTAAGCGGTGGAGTGTTAGGTACCGTTATTGGGGTGAAAGAAATGGACACCAGTCTTAAAGTTTACCAGGAAATTCTGCAGTACGACGAAATCGTTTACGATGAAACCGGAGTTTTTGAAGATTATAGAGGAATACCCGGAGGCGATAAAAAGTTCCGTCGTGTATTGTTACGTCATTCCGATGTAAAACAAGGCGCTTTCAGTCCGTTTTTTGGACAATCGGTAATCGAATTGGTTCAAGCCTTCGATTATGAACCAAAAGATATTTACGAAGGAAGAATTTGGGGAGATCCCGGTTTTATACACCTGTGTTTCGATATAAACGGAATGGATCAATTTCGTGAAAAAGCAAAAGCTATTGGATATCCGTTTACCGTTGACAGTGCAAAAGCCACTGAATCGTTTGATATGGGCGAAGCAGCCGGAAATTTCGCATATATCCAGGCGCCGGAAGGTACTTTAATCGAATTTGTGGAAACACACAAAATACCAATCATCAAGAAAATAGGCTGGTACATCGATTTTAGAAAACGCGGTTATCACCCGCTTCCTAACTGGATTATGAACATGTTCCGCTTTATGCGGGTAAAAGACAAAAAATAG
- a CDS encoding L-serine ammonia-lyase — protein MESIKEIYKIGHGPSSSHTMGPKKAAEKFLSENSEAAKFEVTLYGSLAATGKGHLTDYAIEQSFGNRKLQINWQPKTFLPRHPNALNFKAFNTENELLKEWTCYSVGGGAIIDDFTQSETVEVYEHTSMLEILNWCNQNGKSFWEYVAEFEETDIWDYLEEVLRVMYDSIKRGLKMDGVLPGGLKLPRKAQSFNTRGRNFATPFKRRSQLFSYALAVMEENASGGKIVAAPTCGASGVMPAILKYFQKIHNTDKQNAIRALATAGLIGNLVKTNASISGAEVGCQGEVGTACAMASGAATQMMGGTIYQIEYSAEMGLEHHLGLTCDPVAGLVQIPCIERNAFAAERAVSHNNYALLTDGRHRISFDEVVETMYKTGIDLQSKYRETSEGGLANFDALPNC, from the coding sequence ATGGAATCGATAAAAGAAATCTATAAAATAGGACATGGCCCGTCAAGTAGTCATACGATGGGCCCTAAAAAAGCTGCCGAAAAGTTTTTATCGGAAAACAGTGAAGCAGCAAAGTTTGAGGTAACTTTGTACGGCAGCCTGGCGGCAACCGGCAAGGGCCACCTTACTGATTACGCCATAGAACAAAGTTTTGGTAATCGTAAGTTGCAAATAAACTGGCAACCTAAAACATTTCTTCCGCGTCATCCGAATGCTTTAAATTTTAAAGCTTTTAACACAGAAAATGAGCTATTAAAAGAATGGACTTGTTATAGTGTTGGTGGAGGCGCCATTATCGATGATTTTACTCAATCAGAAACCGTTGAAGTATACGAACATACCAGCATGCTGGAAATATTGAACTGGTGTAACCAAAACGGAAAAAGCTTTTGGGAATATGTTGCCGAATTTGAAGAAACTGATATTTGGGACTACCTGGAAGAAGTGTTACGCGTAATGTACGACAGTATAAAACGCGGACTAAAAATGGATGGTGTGTTGCCCGGTGGTTTAAAGTTGCCCCGTAAAGCACAGAGTTTTAATACCCGAGGACGCAATTTTGCCACACCATTTAAACGACGGTCACAATTGTTCTCATACGCATTGGCGGTTATGGAAGAAAATGCGTCGGGAGGTAAAATTGTTGCAGCTCCAACCTGCGGTGCCAGCGGTGTTATGCCTGCAATTTTAAAGTATTTTCAAAAAATTCATAACACCGACAAACAAAATGCTATTAGAGCTTTGGCTACGGCCGGGCTTATTGGCAACCTTGTAAAAACAAATGCCTCAATTTCAGGAGCAGAAGTTGGTTGTCAGGGCGAAGTTGGAACTGCCTGTGCAATGGCCTCGGGAGCCGCAACACAAATGATGGGTGGTACTATTTACCAAATTGAATATTCTGCAGAAATGGGACTCGAACATCATTTGGGACTTACCTGCGACCCTGTTGCAGGACTTGTGCAAATTCCATGTATTGAACGTAACGCATTTGCCGCCGAACGCGCTGTTTCGCATAATAATTACGCCTTACTTACCGATGGAAGACACCGGATAAGTTTTGACGAAGTAGTGGAAACAATGTATAAAACAGGAATAGATTTACAAAGTAAATACCGCGAAACCTCGGAAGGCGGATTAGCGAATTTTGATGCTTTGCCTAATTGTTAA
- a CDS encoding beta-L-arabinofuranosidase domain-containing protein — MNPKLISILILFIVVSCSNKERFPAKQSERITYDSTSVTDLNSSNYGQFNQLFTFVKQYNDKDPAFSLKAFEEAYSQFLTTHSGNIKSAVGLPIWIEISGLLLELTGEEKYAQQLEELSKTDSLSEYIKPFVLTKRVDHIYVNLFEPVEINYNHTLGGEVNFRQETSYPKSGSVRLHFGMTEKRYIELYIRIPEWAEGTTVVVKKVKYFTQPGSYCVIAKKWKEGDLVEIEIPIKNYPKNQL, encoded by the coding sequence ATGAATCCTAAACTGATTAGTATTTTAATTCTCTTTATCGTTGTTTCTTGTTCAAATAAAGAACGGTTTCCGGCAAAACAATCAGAGCGTATTACGTATGACAGTACAAGTGTAACTGACTTAAATAGTAGTAATTACGGGCAGTTTAATCAATTGTTTACTTTTGTAAAACAATATAATGATAAGGATCCTGCATTTAGTTTAAAAGCATTTGAAGAAGCCTATAGTCAATTTCTTACAACCCACAGCGGTAATATAAAAAGTGCTGTGGGGTTACCAATATGGATTGAGATAAGCGGCTTGTTACTAGAGTTAACAGGAGAAGAAAAATACGCTCAACAATTGGAGGAGTTGTCTAAAACGGATTCACTTTCGGAATACATTAAGCCATTTGTCCTTACTAAAAGGGTTGACCATATCTATGTAAATCTTTTTGAGCCAGTTGAGATAAATTATAATCACACACTTGGAGGAGAGGTGAATTTCAGACAAGAAACTTCATATCCAAAATCGGGTAGTGTACGTTTACATTTTGGAATGACTGAGAAACGTTATATTGAACTGTATATTCGTATTCCGGAATGGGCAGAAGGAACAACGGTTGTGGTAAAAAAGGTAAAATATTTTACACAACCAGGCAGCTATTGTGTAATTGCAAAAAAGTGGAAAGAAGGCGATTTGGTTGAGATTGAAATACCAATTAAAAACTATCCTAAAAACCAGCTTTAA
- a CDS encoding MATE family efflux transporter has protein sequence MLRIRAIVLSVQKLKDIDLKELWIDVKEAIGGSERDFTNAGLGKAIFILAVPMVLEMIMESVFAVVDIFFVSKLGADAVATVGITESVMTIVYAIGMGLSVATTALVSRRIGEKNKEQAGVVAFQAILVGLIFSVCIAIPGVLFAGKFLKLMGATESMASEGYLFPAIMFGGNMVIMMLFIINAVFRSSGDAAISMRVMWLANIINIILDPLLIFGYGPFPELGLAGAAVATTIGRGLAVIYQFHLLFKGNHRVRLYLGSIKVRLNVMLKLIKISGGGILQNLIATSSWILLVRIIAVSGPDALAGYTIAIRIIIFALLPAWGLSNAASTLVGQNLGANQPERAEKSVWITGYVNMIFMGIMGLILAIFPEFWINLFIRETDVIAHGTLALQVISFGFLFYALGMVLMQGFNGSGDTITPSKINFMSFWLFEIPLAYFLAIVLKMGLFGACISIVIAETFLAITALYLFRKGKWKQRKV, from the coding sequence ATGTTACGTATAAGAGCAATTGTTTTGTCTGTACAAAAATTAAAAGACATCGACTTAAAAGAGCTGTGGATTGACGTTAAAGAGGCGATTGGCGGCTCAGAACGAGATTTTACAAATGCCGGGTTGGGCAAAGCTATTTTTATTTTAGCCGTTCCAATGGTACTTGAAATGATAATGGAATCGGTATTTGCCGTAGTCGACATCTTCTTCGTTTCAAAACTTGGTGCCGATGCTGTGGCCACTGTTGGTATTACCGAATCGGTAATGACCATTGTGTATGCCATTGGAATGGGACTGAGCGTAGCCACTACTGCTTTGGTATCGCGCCGAATAGGTGAGAAAAATAAAGAGCAAGCAGGTGTTGTTGCATTTCAGGCAATATTGGTAGGACTGATTTTTTCGGTGTGTATTGCTATTCCCGGAGTTTTATTTGCAGGAAAGTTCCTAAAACTTATGGGCGCCACTGAAAGTATGGCTTCCGAAGGTTACCTCTTCCCTGCCATAATGTTTGGCGGCAATATGGTAATTATGATGCTTTTCATCATCAATGCAGTGTTCCGTAGTTCGGGCGATGCAGCTATTTCTATGCGGGTAATGTGGCTGGCCAATATTATCAACATTATTCTTGATCCGCTGCTTATATTTGGCTACGGACCTTTCCCTGAACTGGGTTTGGCCGGAGCTGCCGTTGCAACTACTATTGGACGAGGCTTGGCAGTTATCTATCAGTTTCATCTTTTGTTTAAAGGAAATCATCGTGTTCGCTTGTACCTCGGTAGTATTAAAGTTCGTTTAAATGTGATGCTGAAGCTCATTAAAATATCAGGAGGAGGAATTCTGCAGAACCTGATAGCAACATCAAGCTGGATACTTTTGGTGCGAATTATTGCTGTTTCAGGCCCTGATGCACTAGCTGGTTATACCATCGCCATTCGCATTATTATTTTTGCGCTATTGCCTGCCTGGGGACTAAGTAACGCTGCATCTACCTTAGTTGGCCAGAACCTTGGAGCCAACCAGCCCGAACGTGCTGAGAAATCAGTATGGATTACAGGATATGTAAACATGATCTTTATGGGAATCATGGGGCTCATTTTGGCCATATTCCCTGAATTCTGGATAAATCTATTTATTCGTGAAACAGATGTTATTGCACATGGCACATTGGCATTACAAGTTATCAGTTTTGGTTTTCTGTTTTATGCACTTGGCATGGTACTTATGCAAGGTTTTAATGGTAGTGGCGACACAATTACTCCATCAAAAATCAATTTTATGAGCTTCTGGCTTTTTGAAATTCCTTTAGCTTATTTTCTGGCTATTGTGCTAAAAATGGGTTTGTTCGGGGCTTGTATTTCTATAGTTATTGCTGAAACTTTTTTGGCAATAACAGCACTTTATTTATTCCGTAAAGGAAAATGGAAACAACGAAAAGTTTAA
- the rsgA gene encoding ribosome small subunit-dependent GTPase A, with protein sequence MTSIKLHKTLAKFAKDNNINDTEIARVVTVHKDRYIIQDENSALKAEITGNIRFTAQSGADFPTVGDWVRFTKMDDENAIILELFPRFSLLQRQAVGKHGDVQLIAANVDTAFIVQAVGHDFNPNRLERYLAICYAGNINPVLILSKTDLVEKSECLKLIDEVKNRLKNIKTIALSNETKEGIDLLKTELETSRTYCFLGSSGVGKSTIINQLLNKQILETRTISESTSKGRHTTSHRELFVLENKSIVIDTPGMRELGVTDSSEGLEMTFDDIADLADECKFSDCSHTSESGCAVLNAVENGNLSEESFENYLKLKREQEHFSSTVYEKRRRDKEFGKMIKSVLNEKKRSKPR encoded by the coding sequence ATGACATCAATAAAACTACATAAAACACTGGCAAAATTTGCCAAAGACAACAATATAAATGACACAGAAATTGCCCGGGTTGTTACGGTGCACAAAGATCGATATATAATTCAGGATGAAAATTCAGCGTTAAAGGCCGAAATTACAGGAAATATCAGATTTACAGCTCAATCGGGCGCCGACTTCCCTACAGTTGGCGACTGGGTGCGTTTTACAAAAATGGATGATGAAAATGCTATTATTTTAGAGCTGTTTCCCCGATTTTCCTTATTACAGCGTCAGGCTGTTGGGAAACATGGCGATGTGCAACTTATTGCAGCCAATGTTGACACCGCATTCATTGTACAAGCTGTAGGTCACGACTTCAATCCGAACCGTTTAGAAAGGTACCTGGCTATTTGTTATGCAGGAAATATTAATCCTGTTCTTATTCTCTCTAAAACCGATTTGGTTGAAAAAAGTGAATGTTTGAAACTAATCGACGAAGTAAAAAATAGGCTTAAGAATATTAAAACAATTGCCTTAAGTAATGAAACAAAAGAAGGGATTGATCTTCTTAAAACTGAACTTGAAACATCAAGAACTTATTGTTTTCTAGGCTCATCTGGTGTCGGAAAATCAACAATAATAAATCAATTACTCAATAAACAAATACTGGAGACACGAACAATTAGCGAGAGTACCAGCAAAGGGCGGCATACAACCAGTCACCGCGAGTTGTTTGTTCTGGAGAATAAAAGCATTGTAATCGACACACCGGGAATGCGCGAATTAGGTGTAACGGACTCTTCCGAAGGACTGGAAATGACATTTGACGATATTGCAGATCTGGCTGATGAATGCAAGTTTAGCGATTGCAGCCACACCAGCGAATCGGGCTGTGCAGTGTTAAACGCTGTTGAAAATGGCAATTTAAGTGAAGAATCCTTTGAAAATTACTTAAAACTAAAACGCGAACAAGAGCATTTTAGTAGCACCGTTTACGAAAAACGACGGCGTGATAAAGAATTTGGAAAAATGATCAAATCAGTTTTGAACGAAAAGAAGCGTTCAAAACCCAGGTAA
- a CDS encoding DUF4199 domain-containing protein, with protein MKKFAIEIKWAILFAVIQLVWMFGERIAGLHDENITKHAIVTNFFAIVAIAVYVFALLDKRKNDFNGKMTWIQGFISGLIITLGVTILTPLTQYLTVEVITPHYFENMIRYTVENGLQSQEEAEAYFNLRSYMIQSVIFAPIMGIATSAIIAIFTRKK; from the coding sequence ATGAAAAAATTTGCAATTGAGATTAAATGGGCCATTTTATTCGCAGTTATTCAGCTCGTTTGGATGTTTGGCGAACGAATAGCCGGACTTCATGATGAGAACATCACCAAACATGCCATTGTAACCAATTTCTTCGCTATTGTAGCGATTGCTGTTTATGTGTTTGCATTGCTCGATAAACGCAAGAACGATTTTAACGGAAAAATGACCTGGATACAAGGATTTATAAGCGGATTGATCATTACTTTAGGAGTCACTATTCTTACACCCCTAACGCAATACCTAACTGTTGAAGTGATTACGCCGCATTACTTTGAAAACATGATACGCTATACAGTTGAGAATGGTTTGCAATCGCAGGAAGAAGCTGAAGCTTATTTCAATTTACGAAGTTACATGATTCAAAGTGTGATTTTTGCGCCAATTATGGGAATAGCAACATCGGCAATCATTGCTATTTTTACGCGTAAAAAATAA
- a CDS encoding DUF1801 domain-containing protein, protein MPQSKTVEEYILNAHSKQDILMVLRDLLKWSELTETIKWGAPCYSLNGKNVVGLGVFKEHVAIWFFQGALLKDEGNVLINAQSDKTKALRQWRFVNAEDLDEELIIAYINEAIENERQNRRVKISRNKELIIPPELNEALSEDTNLRIAFAKFSPGKQREFANYIENAKQAKTKQTRLEKIIPMINNNIGLNDKYRKC, encoded by the coding sequence ATGCCGCAATCAAAAACAGTTGAGGAATATATTCTGAATGCCCATTCGAAACAAGACATTTTGATGGTGCTTCGCGATCTTCTTAAATGGTCAGAACTTACAGAAACGATAAAATGGGGAGCTCCTTGTTATTCGCTTAATGGAAAAAATGTGGTTGGTCTTGGTGTTTTTAAAGAACATGTTGCCATATGGTTTTTTCAGGGTGCTTTATTAAAAGACGAAGGAAATGTACTCATCAATGCTCAGTCCGATAAAACAAAGGCTCTGCGTCAATGGCGTTTTGTAAATGCCGAAGATCTTGACGAAGAACTGATTATTGCATACATAAATGAAGCCATTGAAAACGAAAGACAAAATAGAAGAGTAAAAATTAGCCGAAATAAAGAGTTAATTATTCCGCCAGAATTGAACGAAGCTTTAAGCGAAGACACAAATTTAAGGATCGCGTTTGCAAAATTTTCTCCGGGAAAACAACGTGAATTTGCAAATTACATTGAGAATGCCAAACAGGCCAAAACCAAGCAAACGAGATTGGAGAAGATTATCCCGATGATTAATAATAACATCGGGTTAAACGATAAATACCGGAAATGTTAA
- a CDS encoding DUF2891 domain-containing protein: MKLAFSLIFLFMATLLSAQSSKLSFDQKKVEYLFHFAYECIDQEYPNKTGHVLGDDSYLQPPRVMHPAFYGCFDWHSSVHGHWTLVKILSEFPDFKYRDEIIYKLKKNITAENILQEIAYFDDEHNSTYERTYGWAWLLKLDEALREWNDPVAMELQANLSPLVDLLANKFGEFLDKLVYPIRIGEHSNIAFGMSFAYDWAKKYDPDLAIKIESKAQEYYANDCDCPLTWEPGGFDFLSPCLQEASIMLKVLPEKDFRKWLRTFFPKFEKHPEKYLEIAIVTDRSDGKLAHLDGLNFSRAWCLFEMGHALNNQKLIELGDAHFNYSYEKMDSGEYAGAHWLASFATYALVKSNSQ, from the coding sequence ATGAAATTAGCGTTTTCCCTAATATTTTTATTTATGGCCACTCTGCTCTCGGCGCAATCATCAAAACTTAGCTTCGATCAAAAAAAAGTCGAATACCTCTTTCATTTTGCATACGAATGTATCGATCAGGAATATCCGAATAAAACCGGGCATGTTTTGGGAGACGATAGTTACCTTCAACCTCCTCGTGTTATGCATCCCGCTTTTTATGGCTGTTTCGACTGGCACTCGTCGGTGCACGGCCACTGGACTTTGGTTAAAATTCTATCTGAATTTCCAGACTTTAAATACCGCGATGAGATCATTTACAAACTAAAGAAAAATATTACAGCTGAAAATATTTTGCAGGAAATTGCCTATTTTGATGATGAACACAACAGTACCTACGAACGTACCTACGGCTGGGCCTGGCTTTTAAAACTTGATGAAGCTTTGCGCGAATGGAATGATCCGGTAGCGATGGAATTACAGGCAAATCTTTCGCCGCTGGTTGATTTACTGGCCAATAAATTTGGAGAATTCCTCGACAAATTAGTCTACCCCATCCGAATTGGAGAACACAGCAACATTGCATTCGGCATGTCGTTTGCATACGATTGGGCAAAAAAATACGATCCAGATTTGGCAATAAAAATTGAGAGCAAAGCACAAGAATATTATGCAAATGATTGTGATTGCCCGCTAACCTGGGAACCGGGTGGTTTTGATTTTCTCTCACCATGCCTGCAGGAAGCATCAATCATGTTAAAGGTATTGCCTGAAAAAGATTTCAGGAAATGGCTGAGAACCTTTTTTCCAAAATTTGAGAAACATCCTGAAAAGTATTTGGAAATCGCTATTGTAACCGACCGAAGCGATGGCAAACTGGCTCATCTTGATGGACTAAACTTTAGCCGCGCCTGGTGCTTATTTGAAATGGGGCATGCTTTAAATAACCAAAAACTTATTGAATTAGGTGATGCTCATTTTAATTACAGTTACGAAAAAATGGATTCTGGCGAATATGCCGGTGCGCACTGGCTGGCATCGTTTGCTACTTATGCTTTGGTAAAAAGTAACAGCCAATAA
- the rplT gene encoding 50S ribosomal protein L20, translating into MPRSVNHVASRARRKKLLKKTRGYFGSRSNVWTVAKNTWEKGQQFAYRDRKAKKRTFRALWIQRINAAARLEGMSYSQFMGLLKKNDIKINRKVLADLAMNQPEAFKAIVEKVK; encoded by the coding sequence ATGCCAAGAAGTGTAAATCATGTAGCATCACGCGCCCGGAGAAAAAAATTACTGAAAAAGACTAGAGGTTATTTCGGCTCGCGTAGTAATGTTTGGACGGTTGCAAAGAATACCTGGGAAAAAGGTCAACAGTTTGCATACCGCGATAGAAAAGCAAAGAAAAGAACATTCCGTGCATTGTGGATTCAGCGTATTAACGCTGCAGCGCGATTGGAAGGAATGTCGTATTCACAATTCATGGGATTGTTAAAAAAGAACGACATTAAAATTAACAGGAAAGTACTAGCCGACTTGGCGATGAACCAACCTGAAGCGTTCAAAGCAATCGTAGAAAAAGTAAAATAA
- the rpmI gene encoding 50S ribosomal protein L35, with the protein MPKMKTNSGAKKRFRLTGSGKIKRKHAYKSHILTKKSTKRKRNLTYWTTIDKTNESNVKLLLCMK; encoded by the coding sequence ATGCCAAAAATGAAAACGAATTCCGGTGCTAAAAAACGTTTTAGATTAACCGGAAGTGGTAAAATTAAAAGGAAGCACGCCTACAAAAGTCATATTTTGACTAAAAAAAGTACAAAACGTAAGCGTAATTTGACTTATTGGACAACTATCGATAAGACAAATGAAAGCAACGTAAAACTTTTGTTGTGCATGAAGTAA
- the infC gene encoding translation initiation factor IF-3, with protein MIAIKRRGPRRKFQPRREQEPQHRINHKIRVPQVRLVGDNIEEQGVYPLRDALKLADEMELDLVEISPKADPPVCKIIDYSKFLYQQKKKQKEMKAKTTKVVVKEIRFGPQTDEHDFQFKLKHAEKFLQDGAKVKAFVFFKGRSILFKDQGEILLLRLATELEEWGTVEQMPKLEGKRMTMFISPKKK; from the coding sequence ATTATAGCTATTAAAAGAAGAGGTCCGAGAAGAAAGTTTCAGCCAAGAAGAGAGCAGGAACCACAACACCGGATAAATCACAAGATCAGGGTGCCACAAGTACGTTTAGTGGGAGATAACATCGAAGAACAAGGTGTTTACCCCTTACGTGATGCACTAAAATTAGCAGACGAGATGGAATTGGATTTGGTAGAAATTTCACCAAAAGCCGATCCGCCGGTTTGTAAAATTATTGATTACTCAAAGTTTCTTTATCAGCAGAAAAAGAAACAAAAAGAGATGAAAGCAAAAACCACAAAAGTTGTGGTAAAAGAAATACGGTTTGGTCCGCAAACTGATGAGCATGATTTTCAGTTTAAACTGAAACATGCTGAAAAATTCCTTCAGGACGGAGCAAAAGTGAAAGCGTTTGTATTCTTTAAAGGACGTTCGATCTTATTTAAAGACCAGGGCGAAATTCTATTGCTGAGACTGGCAACAGAATTGGAAGAATGGGGAACGGTTGAGCAAATGCCTAAACTGGAAGGTAAAAGAATGACAATGTTTATTTCACCTAAAAAGAAATAA